The Coffea arabica cultivar ET-39 chromosome 8e, Coffea Arabica ET-39 HiFi, whole genome shotgun sequence genome window below encodes:
- the LOC113703203 gene encoding RNA-binding protein involved in heterochromatin assembly dri1 has protein sequence MSRPGDWNCRSCQYLNFQRRDSCQRCGDPRPGERGGDFMGRGNSSFGFSSGPDVRPGDWYCSFGTCGAHNFASRSSCFKCGALKDESSGGGFDGDHMPRQRGFGFGGGSSGGRSGWKSGDWICTRSGCNEHNFASRTECFRCSAPRESGSRSAY, from the exons ATGAGCAGGCCAGGAGATTGGAACTGCAGGTCATGCCAGTACCTGAACTTCCAGAGGAGGGATTCATGCCAGAGATGTGGAGATCCACGACCTGGTGAAAGAGGTGGTGATTTTATGGGAAGAGGGAATTCGTCATTTGGGTTTTCATCAGGCCCTGATGTAAGGCCTGGAGACTGGTACTGCAGCTTTGGAACCTGTGGTGCACACAACTTTGCCAGCCGCTCCAGCTGCTTCAAGTGTGGTGCACTGAAAGATGAATCCTCCGGTGGTGGCTTCGATGGTGATCACATGCCTCGACAGAGAGGTTTTGGGTTTGGTGGTGGAAGTAGTGGAGGGCGCTCTGGATGGAAATCTGGTGACTGGATTTGCACCAG GTCAGGATGCAACGAGCATAATTTTGCTAGCAGGACAGAATGTTTCAGATGCAGTGCACCAAGAGAATCCGGCAGCAGGTCTGCGTATTAA